A genomic window from Silene latifolia isolate original U9 population chromosome 11, ASM4854445v1, whole genome shotgun sequence includes:
- the LOC141612259 gene encoding small ribosomal subunit protein uS17, with translation MAEQTEKAFLKQPKVFLSSKKTGKGKRPGKGGNRFFKSIGLGFKTPRDAIEGTYIDKKCPFTGNVSIRGRIIAGTCHSAKMQRTIIVRRNYLHYIKKYQRYEKRHSNIAAHVSPCFRVKEGDHVIIGQCRPLSKTVRFNVLKVIPAGSASGGKKAFTAM, from the exons ATGGCGGAACAG ACTGAGAAGGCTTTCCTCAAGCAACCCAAGGTTTTCCTTTC GTCGAAGAAAACAGGGAAAGGGAAGAGACCAGGAAAGGGAGGAAATCGATTCTTTAAGAGCATTGGTTTGGGTTTCAAGACTCCTCGTGACGCAATCGAAG GAACATACATTGACAAGAAATGCCCTTTCACCGGCAATGTGTCTATCAGAGGTCGCATTATTGCTGGTACCTGTCACAGTGCTAAGATGCAAAGAACTATAATTGTTCGCCGTAACTATCTTCACTACATCAAGAAGTACCAAAG ATATGAGAAGAGGCACTCCAACATTGCTGCACACGTGTCACCTTGCTTCCGTGTCAAGGAGGGAGATCATGTTATTATTGGACAGTGCAG GCCATTGTCGAAAACTGTCAGATTCAATGTGTTGAAGGTTATACCAGCTGGGTCTGCTTCTGGTGGAAAGAAGGCCTTTACTGCCATGTAA